AACGAGTAAAAAAAGAAGGACTTGAGGTTCATTTAAGCGAAGGAAAAGAACAAACGATCATTGGATTAGTTGGTGATACACGTAAAATGCAGGATGTAGCGTTCAATAGTTATGATGGGGTAGAAAATGCAGTAAGAATCTCTTTGACCTACAAATTGACAAGTCGTGAGTTTCATCCGGAAAACACGATTGTTGATGTAGATGGCGTCAAAATTGGTGACGGAAGTATGACAATGATGGCTGGACCTTGCTCGATTGAAGGACTGGACCAAATCCGTGAATGTGCTAGAATCGCTAAAGCTGGTGGGGCAACTATTTTACGAGGTGGTGCTTTTAAACCAAGAACGTCTCCATACGCATTCCAAGGTTTGGAAGAAGAAGGGTTGAAATACATTCGTCAAGCAGCAGACGAACTAGACATGAAAGTCATCACAGAAGTAATGGATGAAGCGCATATCGATATGGTTGCTGAATACAGTGACATTTTACAGATCGGTGCTCGAAATATGCAAAACTTTAAACTACTAGAAGCTGTTGGGAAAACAGGGAAACCGATTGGTCTGAAACGTGGGATATCTGGTACAATTGATGAGTGGTTGAATGCTGCCGAATACATTGCA
This sequence is a window from Enterococcus wangshanyuanii. Protein-coding genes within it:
- the aroF gene encoding 3-deoxy-7-phosphoheptulonate synthase; translation: MIVIMKSEATKAQIKSVIERVKKEGLEVHLSEGKEQTIIGLVGDTRKMQDVAFNSYDGVENAVRISLTYKLTSREFHPENTIVDVDGVKIGDGSMTMMAGPCSIEGLDQIRECARIAKAGGATILRGGAFKPRTSPYAFQGLEEEGLKYIRQAADELDMKVITEVMDEAHIDMVAEYSDILQIGARNMQNFKLLEAVGKTGKPIGLKRGISGTIDEWLNAAEYIAAQGNFNVIFIERGIRTYETATRNTLDLSAVPLIKKLSHFPIIVDPSHGVGIWDLVPPMARAGVAAGADGLIVEIHPDPVNAWSDGPQSLNEKTYMRMMKEVHIMEKAMKEINALD